The window GATCGCCCGGGCATATCCGGTGTGCGGCGAAGCGGCGGCGCTACGGAGGACCGACCGGCGATCAGGAGGCTACGGTGGACGAGGTCGGCGGCGGTTGAGCTGGTGCCTGGCCGCGTCGCGGTTCTTCGGAGGGCCTTGCGTGCGGCGGCGTGGGGCGGGGCCGCGATGCGGGAGACGAGGTGGTCTTAGCCGCGCTTCCGTGACACAACCAACGCTACGTTCGACCCACCACGCTTAGCCCAAGGAGACCAAGTATGAGTTCTGTCGCCGTCGTCGCCCTTCTCGCCCTGATCGAGTACATGGTGTTTTCGCTACTGACCGGGCGGGCGCGCCTGACCTACAACGTCCCCGCCCCGGCGACGACCGGCGACCCGACCTTCGAGCGCTACTACCGGGTGCAGCAGAACACCGTCGAGCAGCTGGTCGTCTTCGTGCCGGCGCTGTTCCTGTTCGCGCAGTACGCCAGCGCCTCCCTGGCAACGCTGCTCGGGCTGGTCTTCATCGTCGGCCGCGCCCTCTACGCGCGCGGCTACATCGCCGCCGCCGACAAGCGCGGCCCGGGCTTCGCCATCAGCTTCATCGCCAATGCCGTCCTCGTGCTCGGGGCATTGTTCGGCGCGCTGTTCGCCTGACCTACCGCGGGCAGCAGCGGCGGTGGGACGACGACAGCGGAGCGCCGCCGAGCCAGCGGTACCGACCACCGCCGTTCGCGGACGAGTACATCTGCACAGCGCGGGCTGGCGCCCTCAACCCAATGTCCGCAACTTCCCGTTCGCCCCGAGTAGGACACGTTTGTTCCGGGGGCCGTATCGAGGGGTCACACCAGACGTGCCTCGATACGCGCCTGAACCCTTCGATACGCCGATTGAGAAGACATCGGCTACTCAGGGCGATCGGGTTGTCGAGACGGCGCTACTCGGCACGAACGGTGGCGCACCGCTCCTCGATCATCCGGAACGTTCCTCGCGCCGTGCGCGCAAACTCGGAAATCGCAAGACAGAAGGAACCCGGCTGCCCCAGACCACCGGACCTCGAATGGACCGTCCGTGGATGACGGTTCGGCCGATGCAAGTGGTCGATTCGCTCGCGGCACCGTCTCGGCCCGGATGTGTCCGGCGCCCTCGCCGCGTTTCCCCTCGTCGTCTGCCCGCCGGTCCTTATCGATGCGTGTCGATATTGATTCGTGCATCGATACTCGTCAATGTAGGCACATGGCTACGCCAACGAGCGCCGTGCTCCCACTTTGTCCGACGGTGCTCCGGGGTCGCCTGAAGAAGGCCGACGCCGAGCAGCTTGCGCTCGGCTTCAGGGCGATCGCCGATGCGGGCCGCCTGCAGCTCCTCAACTTCATCGCCGCTCGGCCCTCCGGCGAGGCGTGCGTCTGCCACCTGACGAAACCCCTCGACGTCAAGCAGCCAACGGTGAGTCACCATCTGAAGGTCCTCTACGAAGCCGGCCTGCTTGACCGCGAGCGCCGCGGCACCTGGGTTTACTACCGGATCGTCCCGGAGCGCCTCGCGGCGTTGCGCGAAGCCCTCGCCATCGAATCCGGCTCGAACTCGCGGGCGCGGCGCGCGGCTCCGGCCGCGGCGGTCAGGGGAAAGCGATGACTGTCGCGGTGGCCACCTTTGGCATCCACCACGGCACCGCTTTTGCCGCCGCCATCGGACCGCTGGTGGAGGTGCCGGTGATGATCGCCCTCGTGCAGGTAGCGTTCTGGTTTCAGCGCCGATCCTTCGGAGCGGAACCGGGCCGTGGTTGAGGAGTAAGCGATGCAGACCGTTCTCTTCGCGTGCGTCCACAACGCCGGCCGCTCGCAGATGGCGGCGGCTTGGTTCAACGCCATGGCCGATACGAGCAAGGCCCGGGCGATCTCGGCCGGGACGGCGCCGGCAACTGAGGTTCACCCCGAAGTCGTGGACGCCATGCGCGAGGTCGGCATCGACCTTTCGGACGCACGGCCCACCCGTCTCACCGACGAACTGGCGGGCAAGGCGCAGATGCTGGTAACGATGGGCTGCGGCGAGGCCTGTCCGCACATTCCCGGACTGAGACGCGAGGATTGGCCGCTGAGCGACCCGAAAGGCCAGGCCATCGAGCAGGTGCGAGCCATTCGCGACGAGATCAGGGGCCGCGTCGAGCGGCTGCTGGCCGCGGCGGGCTGGCGCCGGCCCCGATCCGACTCCGACAGCAAGTGATCGCAATGCGCGGTCCACCGGACGCACGGTGGGGCGGCCGTGACACTCGCCGACACCGCCCCGTCGGTGGCGCTGCCCGGCGCCGATGACCGCCATCACGGCGCCGGCGCCGCGGCCTTTAACGGGAGCGACGCGGGCCCGTGAGCGGGCCGTTCTCGTTGCTTCATCCCACACA is drawn from Candidatus Binatia bacterium and contains these coding sequences:
- a CDS encoding MAPEG family protein encodes the protein MSSVAVVALLALIEYMVFSLLTGRARLTYNVPAPATTGDPTFERYYRVQQNTVEQLVVFVPALFLFAQYASASLATLLGLVFIVGRALYARGYIAAADKRGPGFAISFIANAVLVLGALFGALFA
- a CDS encoding metalloregulator ArsR/SmtB family transcription factor; protein product: MATPTSAVLPLCPTVLRGRLKKADAEQLALGFRAIADAGRLQLLNFIAARPSGEACVCHLTKPLDVKQPTVSHHLKVLYEAGLLDRERRGTWVYYRIVPERLAALREALAIESGSNSRARRAAPAAAVRGKR
- a CDS encoding arsenate reductase ArsC, with the translated sequence MQTVLFACVHNAGRSQMAAAWFNAMADTSKARAISAGTAPATEVHPEVVDAMREVGIDLSDARPTRLTDELAGKAQMLVTMGCGEACPHIPGLRREDWPLSDPKGQAIEQVRAIRDEIRGRVERLLAAAGWRRPRSDSDSK